One Pseudomonadota bacterium genomic window, GTTCCGATCTCGGTAGAGGAGTTGAGAGCAGATAAGTCCGGGGTTTTGGTCGAGCAGATGGCAGCTCTCGCTTATCACGCATTCCGAGAACCACCTTGGAGCGATGAAACTGAAAAGCCACGCCTCCACTTCGGTTTGGGGGTCGATCTGATGCGATGTAATGCTTTGGCTTTTGTCGCTAAGACTAAACTCTCCGGCAAGCTTGTCGGTTACATCTTAGGCTATGAGGTATTTCAAAAGAGCGGCGATTCTCGAGACCTCACGCTCTACAAAATCTCGGGTACCAAATCGCTTGATTACTTGTTCGAAGGAGGGAAGCGGGTGTTTTATGGAGATACTCTCTGTGTTGACCCTGGATTTCGACGACGGCGCATTGCCTATATGCTCTCCGCTTCGTTAATTAGTGGATTGCGTGCACAAGGGTTCGCCTATCGCATTGGACGTACCGACATTATAGCCGGAGCAATGAGGGCTCTTTTTACCAAACTTGGGTTCCAAGAATTATCCGTGCATGACACCTCGTATCCAGAACGGACATACTGGCTGCTGCGCCTCTGACTGAGATCTAAACGACATATCGCCGCTGTCGAATTTTTGTGAGCGCCCGGTACCAGTAAGGCGAGCCGCGTCGTGTTTTTCAATCTCAATGCGGCCGGCCGCGAGCGCAGCCGCTGGCATATATAATGCTTTTTCTACGACCGCACATCGCATGAAATCGAATGGAGTCCGCAGAGTATGTTGAACGCAAGAAGGGGGGCGCTATGGTTCGCGGTGACGCTTTGCACCGTGAACCTCTCGGCCTGTAATACAGTGAAGGGTTTCGGGACGGATATGCAAAACCTCGGTCAGAAGATCGCAAGAAAGATCGACCAGAAAGACTCCTCGGACGCGACAAACCAAACAGCACCAGTCACCCGCCGAGCGGTGGGATGGAAATCCAGTGAGCACCGCGAGGACCAAGAGCGAGAGGGCACGAACCCCGGCAATGAAGTGGATAACACTCAAAACGAGTTAGACAGAATGTATGAGGAGCAGATGCAACGTCGCGCTCAGTGATAGTCCGGTGCGACCCGCGGGGCGCGGGTCAACGCGCGGGCCGTTCTAGACGTCGATAGGAGATCGCCTCGGTCAAATGCGTTGCTTGTATATCATCTCGGGGTTCGAGATCCGCGATCGTGCGAGCGACCTTGAGGATGCGATGCGCAGAGCGGGCGGAAAACCCCAAGCGGTCGATCGCGGACCCGAGTAGGCGGGTGTCGATCTCGGTGAGCCGGCAATAACGAT contains:
- a CDS encoding GNAT family N-acetyltransferase; the encoded protein is MIKHTNKWVDSREVEIVPISVEELRADKSGVLVEQMAALAYHAFREPPWSDETEKPRLHFGLGVDLMRCNALAFVAKTKLSGKLVGYILGYEVFQKSGDSRDLTLYKISGTKSLDYLFEGGKRVFYGDTLCVDPGFRRRRIAYMLSASLISGLRAQGFAYRIGRTDIIAGAMRALFTKLGFQELSVHDTSYPERTYWLLRL